From a region of the Cucumis sativus cultivar 9930 chromosome 6, Cucumber_9930_V3, whole genome shotgun sequence genome:
- the LOC101206909 gene encoding transcription factor MYB102 — translation MGRTPCCEKEGLKKGPWTPEEDQKLIDYIQKHGYGNWRTLPKNAGLQRCGKSCRLRWTNYLRPDIKRGRFSFEEEETIIQLHSILGNKWSAIAARLPGRTDNEIKNYWNTHIRKRLLRMGIDPVTHNPRLDLLDLSSILGSSFYNNNSPNSQMNNFSRLIGIHNSTVNPEVLRFANSFIASNNLSQNPNFLLQNIDQNQEQYSQMIISQLQLQQQQQSHHQIDQSSALPPLHEVSAGCSPSTTTSYGGEPPYYHSSGHQLLFPSSSNFTTDFYSQNCQHPSDKMPSINNNLNGFNYSSLEEFQSYDLYGSHEEREREQEQKQFHEQIMEASPETSTLNSSPTPLNSNSTYFSTANGNGTDQDDRESYCSQIFKFEFSDFLDVNPAFM, via the exons ATGGGAAGAACCCCATGCTGTGAGAAAGAAGGTTTGAAGAAAGGTCCATGGACTCCTGAGGAAGATCAGAAACTTATTGATTATATACAGAAACATGGGTATGGAAATTGGAGAACTCTTCCCAAAAATGCAG GTCTACAACGATGTGGGAAGAGCTGCCGTCTTCGATGGACAAATTATTTGAGACCCGATATTAAGAGGGGAAGATTTTCatttgaggaagaagaaactattATTCAACTTCACAGCATTTTGGGCAACAA GTGGTCTGCAATTGCGGCTCGATTACCAGGAAGAACAGATAacgaaataaaaaactattggAACACTCATATTAGAAAAAGGCTATTAAGAATGGGAATCGACCCGGTAACCCACAACCCAAGGCTTGATCTTCTTGATTTATCTTCAATTCTGGGGTCATCGTTTTACAACAACAATAGTCCCAATTCTCAAATGAACAATTTCTCAAGGTTAATTGGAATACACAACTCAACAGTTAACCCTGAAGTCCTTAGATTTGCCAACTCTTTCATTGCCTCTAACAATCTCTctcaaaatccaaattttctACTTCAAAACATTGATCAAAATCAAGAACAATATTCCCAAATGATCATCTctcaattacaattacaacaacaacaacaatccCACCACCAAATTGACCAATCCTCAGCTCTTCCACCGCTCCATGAAGTCTCCGCCGGTTGCAGTCCGTCCACCACTACCTCTTACGGCGGAGAACCCCCCTATTATCACTCCTCCGGCCACCAATTACTATTCCCATCATCATCAAACTTCACCACTGACTTTTACTCCCAAAATTGTCAACACCCAAGTGACAAAATGCCctcaattaataataacttgAACGGTTTTAATTACTCATCTTTAGAAGAGTTTCAAAGTTACGATTTGTATGGTTCACATGAAGAACGAGAACgagaacaagaacaaaaacaatttcatGAACAAATTATGGAGGCGTCGCCGGAAACGTCGACTCTGAATTCAAGCCCGACGCCATTGAACTCAAATTCAACATATTTCAGTACAGCCAATGGGAATGGGACCGATCAAGATGATAGAGAAAGCTACTGCAGccaaatttttaagtttgaattttccGATTTTTTGGATGTTAATCCCGCCTTCATGTAA